A genomic segment from Glycine soja cultivar W05 chromosome 20, ASM419377v2, whole genome shotgun sequence encodes:
- the LOC114402414 gene encoding uncharacterized protein LOC114402414, with amino-acid sequence MATPKKPTGSMAMVGVTPNQPTRSMKIFGVTLTQPIESMTVPSVTHIQPIDKSMEIPSVTHIQPIESMEMPGLIPIQPTSSMTMPGVTPTQQTLTVGMPSETPPSLEFMKQRLEMMASTMETSGHTLSPQMRAQLDYGIKNLLRRVNARLNA; translated from the coding sequence ATGGCAACCCCTAAAAAGCCAACAGGGTCAATGGCAATGGTTGGTGTGACCCCAAACCAACCAACTAGGTCAATGAAAATATTTGGTGTGACCCTTACCCAACCAATTGAGTCTATGACAGTGCCTAGTGTGACCCATATCCAACCAATTGACAAGTCTATGGAAATTCCTAGCGTGACCCATATTCAACCAATTGAGTCTATGGAAATGCCTGGTTTGATCCCAATCCAACCAACTAGTTCTATGACCATGCCTGGTGTCACCCCTACCCAACAAACTTTGACTGTCGGAATGCCAAGTGAGACACCTCCTTCTCTTGAGTTTATGAAGCAGAGGTTGGAGATGATGGCATCAACCATGGAGACTTCAGGACATACACTTTCCCCTCAAATGAGAGCCCAACTAGATTATGGAATTAAAAATCTTCTGAGAAGGGTGAATGCCAGGCTAAATGCCTGA